The Pirellulales bacterium genomic interval GGCGGCTCAAGAGCTGCTCGTTGAAGGTGCTGGCCACCTCGGCCACGAAGATCGTGTAATTGTAATACTGATACGGCTGGCTCTTGGCCGCGAGGAAGGTGTGCATCGAGTGCCCTGCCTCGTGGGCCAGAGTAAAGACATGGTCAAGCACGTCGGGCTGATAGTTCATCATGATATAGGGGGCGCCGTTGTAAGTGCCGCTCGAGAAGGCGCCGCTCTGTTTGCCCTGATTCGGATAGCGATCGCACCAGCCGTCGTTCAGCCCGCGCTCGAGCACTCCGCAATAATCGCTGCCGAGCGGCTCGAGGGCGTCAACGACCACTTTCACGGCTTGGTTCCAGGTGTGCCGCGTGTCGAGTTCGCTGAGGATCGGCACGTAAGTGTCATAGTGATGGATCTCCGGGAGCCGCATCTTCCGCCGCCGAAATTCGTAGTAGCGATACAGCGCCGGCAAATGCCGATGCACCGACTCGACCAAGTTGTCGTACACCGCGACCGGCACATTGTCGGCAAACAGCGCGCTCTCGCGGGCGCTGGGGAACTCGCGGGCTTTGGCGTAGTACACGTCGCGCTGCATCGAGCCGCTGAGCGTCGCGGCCAAGGTATTCTCGTGGCCCTGGTATTGCGAATAGAACTGGTGAAAGGCCGTCTTCCGGATGCTCCGCTGCGGAGAGTGCAAGAATACGGAAAACGAAGAGGTGCTCAGCTCGACCGCCACTCCTTTCTCGTTCTTGAGCGTGCCGAATTTCAAATCGGCGTCGTTCAACTGCCGGAAGACGTGGTTCGAGGTCTCGGCCATCTCCGACTGCATGGCCAGCAACTTTTCCTCGGATTTGCCGAGCGTATGCGGCTTGTACCGGAGCAGCCGCTCGAGCGTCAACCGGTGCGGCGCCAATTCCGGGGCGGCGAGGAATTTCTTCATCTTCGCCGCCGGAATCGCCATGATCTCCGGGCGAATG includes:
- the pepF gene encoding oligoendopeptidase F — its product is MSKVKKLPPRSAVKPSDCWDLSSLFKSDAHWETAFKKWEAEIPRYGEFAGRLDESAKMLAACLEFDLQFDRTGERLGTYAHLKTAEDMANSAYQRMLGRFQHAASIAAQAGSYIRPEIMAIPAAKMKKFLAAPELAPHRLTLERLLRYKPHTLGKSEEKLLAMQSEMAETSNHVFRQLNDADLKFGTLKNEKGVAVELSTSSFSVFLHSPQRSIRKTAFHQFYSQYQGHENTLAATLSGSMQRDVYYAKAREFPSARESALFADNVPVAVYDNLVESVHRHLPALYRYYEFRRRKMRLPEIHHYDTYVPILSELDTRHTWNQAVKVVVDALEPLGSDYCGVLERGLNDGWCDRYPNQGKQSGAFSSGTYNGAPYIMMNYQPDVLDHVFTLAHEAGHSMHTFLAAKSQPYQYYNYTIFVAEVASTFNEQLLSRHMMARAKSDKQRAYLINRDIDAIRGTIIRQTMFAEFEKIAHALVESGEPLTVERFKSVYGDLLKLYFGPDFAIDDCLALECFRIPHFYRAFYVYKYATGLSAAIALSERVTGGGPRELDDYLSFLKGGCSKWPLDLLRDAGVDMEQPEPVDTALEHFGKLVEELDELL